The nucleotide sequence TGCAGGCGCGCATCGGCGACGAGAAGAAAGATCGCGGACCGTTGCGCCCCTTTATGACGACGAACCCGCTGCTGCCGCCAGAGTATTTTGCCCCCAAGGGGGCCGACAACTTCGTCGTGCAGCTCAACAAGGATCTCGAATTCAGCCTGCTCGATTGCCCCGGTCGCTACACGATTCGCGTCGCCACTTTCAACGGAGCGACGACGATCGATCCGCAGAAGATCAAGAAAGTTGAAAGCGGCGGTGACATGGCCAGCCGGTTGATCGAAGCGGGCGAACAGGCACACAAATTGACGATGGCGCTGCGCGCCAAGGGGTACGAAGCCTACGAGTACCACGATCGGCAGACCAGCATCGTTACGGTGGGCAGCTTCGAGCAGTTGGGGGCGATGCAGGATGGCGCCGTGCAAGTGAACCCCGACGTGCAGAAGCTGCTGCAGGTCTTCACCGCGCCCACGAACACCACGCCGGGCGCCCCGATGACCGCCAAGCCGCGCACCGTGGGGGGGCTGGCGCTGGATCTCAAGCCGATGGCCATCGAAGTGCCGAAACGCTCGATCGGCCACGAATACGAACGTTCGGCCCTCGGCATGCGCTAGGCAACACGCTACAAAGGGTGCGGTGTTATCCGTCGCCACGTCGTAGATCGTCTGCACGCATGATCGCCAAACCCATCCTCGTGCTCGGCACGAGCAATCGGAAGAAGGGCGCCGAGCTGGTCGACCTGCTCGCGCCGCTGGGAATCGAGCTCAAGACGCTGGCCGATTTCCCCCCCGGGCCCGAGGTGGTCGAAGATGGCGATACGTTCGCTGCGAACGCCGCCATCAAGGCCGTCGCCCAGGCGCGGCGGCTCGGCCACTGGTGCCTGGGCGAGGACAGCGGACTGGGAGTCGACGCGCTGGATGGCGCGCCGGGCGTCTACTCGGCCCGCTTCGCCGGACCCGAGGCGACCGACGAGGAGAACAATCGTTTGCTGCTCGAGCGTCTGGCCGATAGGCCGCTCGAGCGCCGCACGGCGTATTACGTGTGTCACGCCGTGGTGGCCGATCCGCAGGGAAATCTGCGTGCTCAGAGCGAGGCACGCTGTCACGGTCGCATCCGTTTCGAGCCGATAGGCTCTGCCGGCTTCGGCTACGATCCCCTCTTCGAAATCGTCGAATACCATCGAACGTTCGCTGAACTGGGCGAAATGGTGAAGGCCCGGCTGAGCCACCGAGCGCGGGCCATCGAGCAGCTCTATCCGCAATTGGCCCGGCTGTTGGCCCAAAACGCCTGGTAATAAGGTGCGCGATGCCAGCCACGGCGCACGGCACGCGCCGTTGCATGGCGCCTATTTCTGCCCCGGAGGGTCGTTTCCCGGCGGTAGCAGAGGGGGCACGGGGCGACATTCGGCCCTGGCCAAATATAATGGGCAGGCACGGCAACTCGTATCTGCCGCGTCTGCCCGTATGAAGAAGGACGCAATGTATGGCGTGAGATTCAAGCGTTCTGGGCTGCGGATGTCAAGCTTTTTTCACGCTGCCAAGCGAAAACGGAGTGCGTTTGCTGTGAGTTGGACTTGCCGTTGGTTCGCGATTGCCCTCTTGCTCTGTCTGCACGGCCAGGGCGCACGCGCCGAAGAGGCGCGCGCCTGGGTCGAGAAGAACCTGCCCGATCTCGTGAAGCTCTATCGCGACTTGCACAAGGCGCCGGAACTCTCGTTCCACGAAGAGCAGACCGGCAAGCGCCTGGCCGAGGAGTTGCGCCTGCTCGGCATCCCCGTCACCGAAAAGGTCGGCGGCTTTGGTGTCGTGGGCATGCTCGAGAATGGCAAGGGGCCCACGCTCATGCTCCGCACCGACACGGATGCCTTGCCGGTGGTCGAGCAGACGGGACTCGTCTACGCCTCGAACGTCAAGGCCAAGGATGACGACGACCAGGAAG is from Pirellulales bacterium and encodes:
- a CDS encoding non-canonical purine NTP pyrophosphatase, translated to MIAKPILVLGTSNRKKGAELVDLLAPLGIELKTLADFPPGPEVVEDGDTFAANAAIKAVAQARRLGHWCLGEDSGLGVDALDGAPGVYSARFAGPEATDEENNRLLLERLADRPLERRTAYYVCHAVVADPQGNLRAQSEARCHGRIRFEPIGSAGFGYDPLFEIVEYHRTFAELGEMVKARLSHRARAIEQLYPQLARLLAQNAW